One part of the Borreliella afzelii genome encodes these proteins:
- the xth gene encoding exodeoxyribonuclease III, translating to MKLISWNVNGIRAVLKKGFLEFVREYTPDILCVQETKALKEQLPRDLILENYYSYFSKSKIKGYSGVCIYSKVKPIAVNLLGKEIFDNEGRGLIAHYEDFVLINGYFPNSQALRRRLVYKLDFLSYVENLIDSFVNDGKNIIICGDFNIAHTEIDLISPDSNRDSPGYYIEETTWLDSFLNKGYVDTFRIFNKEPGYYTWWSYRTRAREKNIGWRIDYFIVNEFFKRNVKKSLILDKVMGSDHCPVFLELTDAVI from the coding sequence ATGAAATTAATTTCATGGAATGTAAATGGAATTAGAGCTGTTTTAAAGAAAGGTTTTCTTGAGTTTGTAAGAGAATATACCCCAGATATTTTATGTGTTCAAGAAACCAAAGCTTTAAAAGAACAGTTGCCAAGGGATTTAATTCTTGAAAATTATTATTCTTATTTTTCAAAGTCAAAGATTAAAGGTTATAGTGGTGTTTGTATTTATTCTAAAGTTAAGCCTATTGCTGTAAATTTACTTGGAAAAGAAATTTTTGACAATGAAGGTAGAGGGCTTATAGCACACTATGAAGATTTTGTATTGATTAACGGTTATTTTCCTAATTCTCAAGCTTTAAGAAGAAGACTTGTTTATAAGCTTGATTTTTTATCTTATGTTGAGAATCTTATCGATTCTTTTGTAAATGACGGAAAAAATATAATAATTTGTGGTGATTTTAATATTGCTCATACCGAGATTGATCTTATAAGTCCTGATTCTAATAGAGACTCTCCCGGATATTATATTGAAGAAACGACTTGGTTAGATAGTTTTTTAAACAAAGGATATGTGGATACATTTAGGATATTTAATAAGGAGCCTGGTTATTATACTTGGTGGAGCTATAGAACAAGGGCTAGAGAGAAAAATATAGGTTGGAGAATTGATTATTTTATTGTTAATGAATTTTTTAAGAGAAATGTTAAAAAATCTTTAATTTTAGACAAAGTAATGGGAAGTGATCATTGTCCTGTGTTTTTAGAGTTGACTGATGCAGTTATATAA
- a CDS encoding MBL fold metallo-hydrolase — protein sequence MVGTFLGTGASSGVPMLNCSCRVCTSSFSKNKRLRSSFFLKVSSNIKLLIDTGPDIRQQLLRENIDKLDLVLYTHEHYDHIMGFDDIKFYTRSAPLNIYARDTAMAHIMNAFSHNFSSKPSVSGKADIIPNVIRDFEPIFFKGLKIVPIPLIHGEIVSLGYRIGNLAYLTDVKFIPEVSYDYLKNLDLLIIDAMRIKPHPAHLNFSEAICEVKKINPKISYFTHIAHDIMHEEFDYLEKDNIYLAYDGLKIFI from the coding sequence ATGGTTGGAACCTTTTTAGGAACTGGTGCTTCAAGTGGTGTTCCTATGTTGAATTGTAGTTGTAGAGTCTGTACTTCAAGTTTTAGCAAAAATAAAAGATTGAGAAGTTCTTTTTTTCTTAAGGTATCTTCTAACATCAAATTGTTGATTGATACAGGTCCTGATATTAGGCAACAGCTCTTAAGAGAGAATATAGATAAGCTTGATTTAGTGCTTTATACACATGAACATTATGATCATATTATGGGTTTTGATGATATTAAATTTTATACACGAAGCGCCCCTTTAAACATTTATGCTAGAGATACTGCTATGGCCCACATAATGAATGCTTTTTCGCATAATTTTTCATCCAAACCTTCTGTAAGTGGAAAGGCAGACATTATTCCTAATGTGATTAGAGATTTTGAGCCCATTTTTTTTAAAGGTCTAAAGATAGTGCCAATTCCTTTGATTCATGGAGAGATAGTTAGTTTAGGCTATAGGATAGGCAATTTAGCGTATCTTACTGATGTTAAATTTATTCCTGAAGTGTCCTATGATTATTTAAAAAATTTAGATCTACTTATAATAGATGCTATGAGAATTAAGCCCCATCCTGCTCATCTAAATTTTTCAGAGGCTATTTGTGAGGTTAAAAAAATCAATCCCAAAATTTCTTACTTTACGCATATTGCACACGATATAATGCATGAAGAATTTGATTATTTAGAAAAAGACAATATTTATTTAGCTTATGATGGGTTAAAGATTTTTATTTAA
- a CDS encoding glucosaminidase domain-containing protein, protein MIKKFLLFAMISIFLTNKAHSNEEVIEISTEIQKEKYIPFLISRGKTQLEDLVKYTLEINPTLDKSYVNTIAKTYIDESLIEGINYDIAYAQMLLETGALKFNGIVSKEQHNFSGIGATNNLTKGNSFSNIKEGIKAHIQHLKAYASKQNINSNMVDPRFYLVKRGSAPTIYDLTGKWAKDKFYDKKLKKILLELLEYNNANKS, encoded by the coding sequence ATGATAAAAAAATTCTTGCTATTTGCAATGATCAGCATCTTTCTAACAAATAAAGCTCATAGTAATGAAGAGGTAATCGAAATAAGTACTGAAATACAAAAAGAAAAATATATCCCCTTTTTAATAAGTAGAGGAAAAACTCAACTGGAAGACCTTGTAAAATATACTCTAGAAATAAACCCAACCCTTGACAAAAGCTATGTAAATACTATTGCTAAAACCTACATAGACGAATCTTTAATTGAAGGGATTAACTACGACATTGCCTATGCTCAAATGCTACTAGAAACAGGAGCTCTAAAATTTAATGGAATAGTCTCAAAAGAACAACACAATTTTTCAGGAATAGGCGCTACTAATAATCTTACAAAAGGAAATTCTTTTTCCAATATTAAAGAAGGAATCAAAGCTCATATTCAACATTTAAAAGCTTATGCATCAAAACAAAATATCAACTCAAATATGGTTGATCCTAGATTTTACCTTGTTAAAAGAGGATCTGCTCCAACAATATATGATTTGACTGGAAAATGGGCAAAAGACAAATTTTACGATAAAAAACTTAAAAAAATATTATTGGAACTATTAGAATATAATAATGCAAATAAAAGCTAA
- a CDS encoding TIGR02757 family protein encodes MQIKAKSSLYDFLEEIYSKYNKKKFIHPDPLEFLYRYEKKEDIELVGLISSSLSLGRVEKILEAIERILKPLGKSPSKSLKLANEKDLKEMFKGFVYRFFKEEDIVRLLYTLKIIKEQHHTLENLLYSIYYKNQNFILSVDELIKHMEKINGREFGMLLPKPSKGSSCKRLFLFLRWMIRKDDVDLGIWNKFNPNTLIVPMDTHMTNIASKLFKIKEIKNVNLEKAIKITSYFSKENQEDPVKYDFSLTRFGINRDFNKEKLLKNIDKL; translated from the coding sequence ATGCAAATAAAAGCTAAAAGCTCACTATATGATTTTTTAGAAGAAATATATTCAAAATACAATAAAAAAAAGTTTATACATCCTGATCCTTTAGAATTTCTATACAGGTATGAAAAAAAAGAAGACATTGAACTTGTAGGCCTAATTAGTTCTTCATTGTCACTTGGAAGGGTAGAAAAAATTTTAGAAGCAATAGAGAGAATACTTAAACCACTTGGTAAATCACCTTCTAAAAGCCTTAAGCTAGCAAATGAAAAAGACTTAAAAGAAATGTTTAAAGGATTTGTTTATAGATTTTTTAAAGAAGAAGACATTGTAAGACTACTATACACTCTCAAGATAATAAAAGAACAACATCACACACTTGAAAATCTTCTTTATAGTATTTATTATAAAAACCAAAATTTTATACTTAGTGTAGATGAATTAATAAAGCATATGGAAAAAATAAATGGAAGAGAATTTGGAATGCTGCTTCCAAAGCCTTCAAAGGGAAGTTCTTGTAAAAGACTTTTTTTATTTTTAAGATGGATGATACGCAAAGATGATGTCGATTTGGGTATTTGGAATAAATTCAATCCTAATACACTTATAGTTCCAATGGATACTCATATGACAAACATTGCCTCAAAATTATTTAAAATTAAAGAAATAAAAAACGTAAATCTTGAAAAAGCAATAAAAATTACAAGCTATTTTTCAAAAGAAAATCAAGAAGATCCTGTAAAATACGATTTCTCTTTAACCAGATTTGGAATAAATAGAGATTTTAATAAAGAAAAATTACTAAAAAATATTGATAAACTATAA
- a CDS encoding aldo/keto reductase, whose amino-acid sequence MNNLKEKINTYSKLILGSWQFGGGYFKQVEKETAKKILKKAYSHGIRNIDTAKAYGNGISEKIIGEMISKDPTIRENILIASKCYPIEISEYKKNFNESLENLKTDYIDIYYIHWPKNDFDLRPIASFLEEMRSKEKIKYVGVSNFEISHMESIKKVCKIDVNQIGYNLLFRNKEKDVIPYCEDNNIATISYSTIAQGLLSKPNIKDKSKFNDNITEKLILFKKEIWPYTLKTINKLEEIAKRNNLTILELTYSWLKKTKLSGFIVGFSKESYVESNLNSFKAEINDEVYKEITLILDKFNNHTKNFPNLFNKKI is encoded by the coding sequence ATGAATAATCTTAAAGAAAAAATAAATACTTATAGCAAACTAATTTTGGGGTCTTGGCAATTTGGAGGAGGATATTTTAAACAGGTTGAAAAAGAAACCGCCAAAAAAATATTAAAAAAAGCATATAGTCACGGGATTAGAAATATTGATACTGCAAAAGCTTATGGAAATGGAATTTCAGAAAAAATAATCGGTGAAATGATATCAAAGGATCCAACAATAAGAGAAAATATTTTAATTGCAAGTAAATGCTACCCAATAGAAATTTCAGAATATAAAAAGAATTTTAATGAAAGTCTTGAAAATTTAAAAACTGACTATATAGATATTTACTATATACACTGGCCTAAAAACGATTTTGACCTAAGACCAATCGCATCATTTCTTGAAGAAATGAGATCAAAAGAAAAAATAAAATATGTGGGTGTAAGTAATTTTGAAATATCACACATGGAAAGCATAAAAAAAGTTTGCAAAATTGACGTAAATCAAATAGGATACAATCTCTTATTTAGAAATAAAGAAAAAGATGTAATTCCTTACTGTGAAGACAACAATATTGCCACCATATCATATTCAACAATTGCTCAAGGACTCTTATCTAAACCTAATATAAAAGACAAAAGCAAATTTAATGATAATATAACAGAAAAATTGATACTTTTTAAAAAAGAAATTTGGCCTTATACTTTAAAAACCATAAATAAACTTGAAGAGATAGCTAAGAGAAATAACTTAACAATTTTAGAATTAACATATTCATGGCTTAAAAAAACAAAATTAAGTGGATTTATAGTAGGATTCAGCAAGGAAAGCTATGTAGAATCAAACTTGAATTCATTTAAAGCAGAAATCAATGACGAAGTATATAAAGAAATTACATTAATTTTAGATAAATTTAATAACCATACAAAAAATTTCCCAAATTTATTTAACAAAAAAATTTAA
- a CDS encoding type III pantothenate kinase — MNKPLLSELIIDIGNTSIAFASFKYNKINLFVKMKTNLMLRHDEVFSFFKENFDFNVNQVFISSVVPILNGIFENVIFSFFKIKPLFISFDLNYDLTFNPYKSGKFLLGSDVFANLVAAIENYSFENVLVVDLGTACTIFAVSRQDGILGGLINSGPLINFNSLLDNAYLLKKFSISTPSNLLERTTSGSVNSGLFYQYKYLIEGVYRDIKKMYKKEFNLIIAGGNANLLLPLIEIEFIFNIHLTVEGIRILGNSIVF, encoded by the coding sequence ATGAATAAGCCTTTATTATCAGAATTGATAATTGATATTGGAAATACTAGCATTGCTTTTGCCTCATTTAAATACAATAAAATTAACCTATTTGTTAAAATGAAAACAAACCTTATGTTAAGGCATGATGAGGTTTTTAGTTTTTTTAAAGAAAATTTTGATTTTAATGTAAATCAAGTTTTTATAAGTAGTGTTGTTCCTATTCTTAATGGAATATTTGAAAATGTCATTTTTTCTTTTTTTAAGATAAAACCCTTGTTTATTAGTTTTGATTTAAATTATGATTTAACATTTAATCCTTACAAAAGTGGTAAATTTTTGTTAGGTTCAGACGTTTTTGCTAATCTTGTTGCTGCCATTGAAAATTATTCATTTGAAAATGTTTTGGTAGTAGATCTTGGGACAGCTTGTACTATTTTTGCTGTTAGTAGGCAGGATGGAATACTAGGCGGTCTTATTAATTCTGGTCCTTTGATAAATTTTAATTCTTTATTAGACAATGCTTATCTTTTGAAGAAATTTTCCATTAGCACTCCAAGTAATCTTTTAGAGAGGACTACATCTGGGAGTGTAAATAGCGGTTTGTTTTATCAATATAAGTATTTAATAGAAGGTGTTTATCGTGACATTAAAAAGATGTATAAAAAAGAGTTTAATTTGATAATTGCCGGGGGTAATGCGAACCTACTTTTGCCATTAATTGAAATAGAATTTATTTTTAATATTCATTTAACTGTAGAAGGTATTAGAATTTTAGGAAATTCTATTGTTTTTTAA